From a single Sediminibacterium sp. KACHI17 genomic region:
- a CDS encoding outer membrane beta-barrel protein, translating to MKKLVVLLLAISGTLLANAQKKETKTKTDWSKIDLSDRPADHFMIQYGGDSWTNRPDSVRTGNGFSRHFNIYFMIDKPFKTNKKMSLGLGAGLGTSNIFFNNTRVDIKSPSARLPFTRVDSVDHFKKNKLTTIYLEIPLELRYYSNPENPGKSWKAAVGLKIGTLLKAYTKGKNYVNKNGQSIYGTSYVEKQSSKRFINGTMLAATARIGYGSLSLDAGYQLNSVLKDGVGPSMRKFSVGITISGL from the coding sequence ATGAAAAAATTAGTAGTACTCTTATTGGCTATTTCAGGAACCCTGCTGGCCAACGCTCAGAAGAAAGAAACCAAGACCAAAACAGACTGGAGTAAAATAGATTTAAGTGATCGTCCCGCAGATCATTTCATGATTCAGTACGGTGGTGATTCATGGACGAACCGTCCGGATAGTGTTCGTACCGGAAATGGTTTTAGCAGACACTTCAATATCTATTTTATGATCGACAAGCCTTTCAAGACCAACAAAAAAATGAGTCTGGGTTTAGGTGCGGGTCTGGGAACGAGTAATATCTTCTTTAATAATACACGAGTAGATATCAAATCACCGTCAGCAAGATTACCTTTTACCAGAGTAGATAGTGTAGATCATTTCAAGAAAAACAAACTGACAACCATTTATCTGGAAATTCCTTTGGAGTTGCGTTATTATTCAAACCCTGAAAATCCGGGTAAATCTTGGAAAGCTGCTGTGGGCTTGAAGATCGGTACTTTATTGAAGGCGTATACGAAAGGGAAAAACTACGTGAACAAGAATGGACAAAGTATCTATGGTACCTCTTATGTAGAGAAGCAAAGCAGCAAACGTTTCATCAATGGAACCATGCTTGCAGCTACAGCCAGAATTGGTTATGGTAGTTTGTCGTTGGATGCAGGTTATCAACTGAATTCAGTGTTGAAAGATGGTGTAGGTCCGTCTATGAGAAAATTCTCTGTAGGGATCACCATCAGTGGATTATGA
- the recQ gene encoding DNA helicase RecQ codes for MMASPATILQSVFGYTSFRHNQEAIIDHLLGGKDALVLMPTGGGKSLCYQVPALCLDGVTIVVSPLIALMKDQVDALLLSGVKAAFLNSTQHPSEREAILQQLRKNELKLLYVAPERLVGAEINLLQFLKEQATPALFAIDEAHCISQWGHDFRPEYRILHELKIQFPNIPVIALTATADGLTKKDIVDQLQLKDYRVFENSFNRPNITYYVKPKRNYYDELLDYLETHKDDSGIVYCLSRNATEKLAEDLKADGFNAEAYHAGLDKSTRDQRQDLFLKDDIKIMVATIAFGMGINKSNVRYVIHADLPKNIEGYYQETGRAGRDGLPSEAVLFYGAGDVMKLKNFAQIDNNPEQTKILLDKLDKMVAFCETRQCRRKYLLNYFGEQAPEYCGTCDTCIHKPELSDQTIVAQKIMSAVARVNEKFGLGYIADLLRGSNSEKIRPEHKELKVYGIGKDKPRDEWMHYTRELLSSGYLQMSDSQYPVLQLTEKSKGVLFRGEKVFLHAPIQITTVKEPVIYQQLPYENDLFENLKKLRNKIAHEENVPAYLIFSDSSLIDLATYLPFTTDDLSKISGFGVYKIEKYGEAFLEHVQDYCNEQGLDTRIELKQPKRERKTKQPRERDTDTKKVSLEFYQSGMSITDIAEKRLLSVNTIETHLAFYISSGKLDINNFVPPDKQELIRTALTKYGKSSLRLLKENLPEEIGYGDIKFTIAATEINS; via the coding sequence ATGATGGCATCACCTGCAACTATTTTACAATCTGTTTTTGGTTATACTTCATTCCGGCACAACCAGGAAGCGATCATTGATCACTTGCTAGGCGGAAAAGATGCTTTGGTATTGATGCCTACAGGTGGAGGTAAGAGTTTATGTTATCAGGTACCTGCATTATGTCTGGATGGAGTAACGATCGTTGTAAGTCCGTTGATCGCATTGATGAAAGATCAAGTGGATGCACTATTATTATCAGGTGTCAAAGCAGCTTTTCTCAACAGTACACAACACCCATCAGAACGTGAAGCAATTTTACAACAGCTGCGTAAGAATGAATTGAAGTTGTTGTATGTAGCACCAGAGCGATTGGTAGGTGCTGAGATCAACTTACTTCAGTTTTTGAAAGAACAGGCAACTCCCGCACTCTTTGCCATCGATGAAGCGCATTGTATCAGCCAGTGGGGCCACGATTTCAGACCGGAATACCGCATTCTGCATGAATTGAAAATACAGTTTCCGAACATTCCGGTGATTGCATTGACCGCTACTGCAGATGGACTGACCAAAAAAGATATCGTTGATCAATTACAACTTAAAGATTACCGGGTTTTTGAAAATAGTTTTAACAGACCCAACATTACCTATTACGTAAAACCCAAACGTAATTATTATGATGAACTGTTAGATTATCTGGAAACACACAAAGACGATAGTGGTATCGTTTACTGTTTGAGTAGAAATGCGACCGAAAAATTAGCTGAAGATCTGAAAGCGGATGGGTTTAATGCAGAAGCGTATCATGCAGGACTGGATAAATCAACACGCGATCAACGTCAGGATCTTTTTTTAAAAGATGATATCAAGATCATGGTGGCAACCATTGCTTTTGGAATGGGCATTAATAAAAGTAATGTGCGCTATGTTATTCATGCTGATCTTCCTAAAAATATTGAAGGGTATTATCAGGAAACAGGAAGAGCCGGAAGAGATGGTTTACCAAGTGAAGCCGTTTTATTTTATGGTGCCGGCGATGTGATGAAGTTGAAAAACTTTGCTCAGATCGATAATAATCCCGAGCAAACAAAAATTCTTTTGGATAAGCTCGATAAGATGGTTGCATTTTGTGAGACCAGACAATGCAGAAGAAAGTATTTGCTGAATTATTTTGGTGAGCAAGCCCCTGAGTATTGTGGCACATGTGATACTTGTATTCATAAACCTGAGTTATCAGATCAAACCATTGTAGCGCAAAAGATCATGAGTGCTGTAGCACGCGTGAATGAAAAATTTGGCTTGGGTTATATTGCTGATCTGCTGAGAGGAAGCAATAGTGAAAAAATAAGACCTGAACATAAAGAGTTGAAAGTGTATGGTATCGGAAAAGACAAGCCCAGAGACGAATGGATGCACTATACACGAGAACTTTTATCCAGTGGTTATTTGCAAATGAGCGACAGCCAATATCCGGTTTTGCAGTTGACTGAAAAAAGCAAGGGTGTATTGTTTCGTGGAGAGAAAGTATTCCTACATGCACCTATTCAGATCACAACAGTAAAAGAACCTGTGATTTATCAGCAGTTGCCATATGAAAATGATTTATTTGAGAATCTTAAAAAGCTTCGGAATAAAATTGCACATGAAGAAAATGTACCGGCATATCTGATCTTCAGCGATAGTAGTTTGATTGATCTGGCTACCTATCTACCTTTTACCACTGACGATCTGAGTAAGATATCAGGTTTTGGTGTATATAAAATCGAAAAATATGGGGAAGCGTTTTTAGAGCATGTGCAGGATTATTGCAATGAACAAGGATTAGACACAAGAATAGAGCTGAAGCAACCCAAGCGAGAACGAAAGACCAAGCAACCCAGAGAAAGAGACACAGATACCAAGAAAGTATCGCTGGAATTTTATCAAAGCGGAATGAGCATTACTGATATTGCAGAAAAAAGACTTCTTTCTGTGAATACAATCGAGACACATTTAGCGTTTTATATTTCATCCGGAAAGCTGGATATTAATAATTTTGTACCCCCCGACAAGCAGGAGCTGATCCGTACCGCACTCACAAAATATGGAAAAAGTAGTCTGCGACTTTTGAAAGAAAACCTACCTGAGGAAATTGGTTATGGTGATATCAAATTCACCATAGCAGCAACTGAAATCAATTCATAA
- a CDS encoding TonB-dependent receptor, translating to MNRRMIALLLGTLIVTTTDAQEKESKTKIDSSFFHAKFLPDITLVGRYTKADIHFLPEIVGTTINAGKKNALIMMDNVQGNVVTNTMRQVMAKVPGIQIWESDPSGIQIGIAARGLSPNRSWEFNLRQNGYDISSDPFGYPEAYYTPQLNSVQRVQVLRGAASLQYGPQFGGMVNFIMKDGSEINKPFQYESQQTAGSFGLFNSYNAIGGENGKTHYYAFWDHRRGDGFRENSGFKVNTAFGNFSWNINKRLKVGLEITHFDYVSQQPGGLTDAQFAQDAYKSLRQRNWFEVKWNMAALNVDYTINDKSRLNVKTFAMTGDRNSVGFMQTPNIADTINATTLRYNNRRVDIDRYRNFGIEARYITDYQIGKMRNTLSAGIRYFRGRTDRLQNGKGDTGSDYNLNILEPFPTDLNFITNNTAFFAENMFRIGDKLVIIPGVRVENIQNEADGRVGLSGNTELKINNQNRTRRFVLPGVGAEYHIGQTEIYANYSQAYRPVLFSDLTGNPTTDVIDQNLKDAKGYNIDLGYRGRIKEYLFFDVSGYLLQYNNRIGLIAQQRLDGSFYNLRTNVGNSRSRGVEALVEFSPFKAWGVKPVFGNLTVFVSLAFINAQYDNLRVITRQGNTLVESNLKNKKVENAPERIYRTGITYSRKQLTVTAQYSYVSEAYSDANNTIIPTSNGVNGLIPAYDVVDISGTYKFSEKFFIKGGINNVLGEKYFTRRAGGYPGPGLMAAEPRNFFMTLGVKL from the coding sequence ATGAACAGAAGAATGATAGCCCTTTTATTAGGGACTTTAATTGTAACAACGACAGATGCACAGGAAAAAGAAAGCAAAACCAAGATCGATAGCTCTTTCTTTCATGCAAAATTTTTGCCTGATATCACATTAGTGGGCAGATATACCAAAGCAGATATACATTTCTTGCCAGAAATCGTAGGCACAACGATCAATGCCGGAAAAAAGAATGCCTTGATCATGATGGATAATGTACAAGGCAATGTAGTGACCAATACCATGCGTCAGGTCATGGCCAAAGTACCCGGTATTCAGATCTGGGAAAGTGATCCGAGTGGTATTCAAATTGGTATTGCGGCACGTGGATTGAGTCCGAATCGTAGCTGGGAGTTTAATCTTCGTCAGAATGGTTATGATATCAGTAGCGATCCTTTTGGTTATCCGGAAGCATATTATACACCTCAGTTAAATTCAGTTCAAAGAGTTCAGGTGCTTCGTGGTGCTGCCAGTTTACAGTATGGTCCTCAGTTTGGAGGTATGGTAAACTTCATCATGAAAGATGGAAGTGAGATCAATAAACCGTTCCAATATGAATCACAGCAAACAGCAGGAAGCTTTGGCCTGTTCAATTCTTATAATGCAATCGGTGGTGAAAATGGCAAGACTCATTATTATGCATTTTGGGATCACCGCCGAGGTGATGGCTTTCGTGAGAACAGCGGATTCAAAGTGAACACAGCTTTTGGAAATTTTTCATGGAACATCAATAAGCGATTGAAAGTTGGATTGGAGATCACTCATTTTGATTATGTAAGTCAGCAGCCTGGTGGACTTACAGATGCTCAGTTTGCACAAGATGCCTACAAGAGTTTGCGTCAAAGAAATTGGTTTGAAGTGAAATGGAACATGGCGGCTTTGAATGTTGATTATACGATCAATGATAAGAGCAGATTGAATGTAAAGACTTTTGCCATGACAGGTGATCGTAACAGTGTTGGTTTTATGCAGACACCTAATATTGCTGATACCATCAATGCTACCACACTGCGCTATAATAATCGCAGAGTAGATATCGATCGATACAGAAATTTTGGAATAGAAGCTCGTTATATTACCGACTATCAGATCGGTAAGATGAGAAATACTTTATCTGCAGGTATTCGTTATTTCAGAGGAAGAACAGATCGTTTACAAAATGGGAAAGGGGATACAGGATCAGATTATAACCTGAATATTCTCGAACCGTTTCCAACAGATTTAAATTTTATCACGAACAATACAGCCTTCTTTGCTGAAAACATGTTCAGAATCGGAGACAAACTTGTGATCATACCCGGTGTGCGTGTAGAAAATATTCAGAATGAAGCAGATGGCAGAGTAGGCCTCAGCGGCAATACCGAATTAAAAATCAACAATCAAAATAGAACTCGTCGTTTTGTTCTTCCGGGCGTAGGAGCTGAATATCATATCGGTCAAACAGAGATCTATGCGAACTATTCACAAGCATATCGTCCGGTATTATTCAGTGATTTAACGGGTAATCCGACAACAGATGTGATCGATCAGAATTTGAAAGATGCAAAAGGATACAATATTGATCTCGGTTATCGTGGACGTATCAAAGAATATCTCTTCTTTGATGTAAGTGGTTATTTGTTACAATACAATAATCGAATCGGGTTGATCGCTCAGCAAAGATTAGATGGTAGCTTTTATAATCTCCGTACCAATGTAGGCAATAGTCGCAGCAGAGGTGTGGAAGCATTGGTAGAGTTTAGTCCATTCAAAGCCTGGGGAGTAAAACCAGTATTCGGAAACCTTACTGTATTTGTTTCATTGGCATTCATCAATGCGCAGTATGATAATCTACGTGTGATCACTCGTCAGGGAAATACATTGGTGGAATCTAATCTGAAAAACAAAAAAGTAGAAAATGCACCGGAAAGAATTTATCGTACCGGCATCACCTACAGCAGAAAACAATTAACGGTTACTGCACAATACAGTTATGTATCAGAAGCATACAGCGACGCGAATAATACTATTATACCAACATCAAATGGTGTGAATGGATTGATCCCAGCGTATGATGTGGTAGATATCAGTGGTACTTATAAATTCAGTGAAAAGTTCTTTATCAAAGGAGGTATCAATAATGTACTCGGAGAAAAATATTTTACACGAAGAGCAGGTGGTTATCCAGGTCCGGGCTTGATGGCGGCCGAGCCAAGAAATTTCTTTATGACATTGGGCGTAAAGCTCTAA
- a CDS encoding NAD(P)-binding domain-containing protein encodes MHIAIIGTGNVGGALATRWAEAGHQIFLGVQDIHQFKGKDLLRNKHTSVHTIAEAIAQAEVILVAIPPQAISGIVVPLGNLQDKIIIDATNSVRTTPENYPTVYHYLCDQTKASVVKCFNTTGFENMLNPVYDGKGIDMFMAGDDEKAKAVAKQLAFDCGFENCYDFGRADKVQLLEQFAVSWINLAIMQGMGRNIAFKLISR; translated from the coding sequence ATGCATATTGCAATTATAGGAACAGGCAATGTAGGCGGCGCGCTGGCTACTCGGTGGGCTGAAGCTGGACATCAAATATTTTTAGGTGTTCAGGATATTCACCAATTCAAAGGAAAAGATCTGTTACGAAACAAGCACACAAGTGTACACACGATCGCAGAGGCGATTGCACAAGCTGAAGTGATACTGGTTGCCATACCACCACAAGCCATTTCTGGAATAGTGGTACCATTGGGCAACTTACAAGATAAGATCATCATTGATGCCACAAATTCAGTAAGAACGACTCCGGAAAATTATCCTACTGTATATCATTATTTATGCGATCAAACAAAAGCTTCTGTTGTAAAATGTTTCAATACAACCGGCTTTGAAAATATGTTGAACCCTGTTTATGATGGAAAAGGTATTGATATGTTCATGGCAGGTGATGATGAAAAAGCAAAAGCAGTAGCCAAACAATTAGCATTCGATTGTGGTTTTGAAAATTGCTATGATTTTGGCAGAGCAGATAAAGTACAATTACTCGAACAGTTCGCTGTATCGTGGATCAATCTGGCTATTATGCAGGGGATGGGAAGAAATATTGCTTTTAAGTTGATCAGTAGGTAA
- a CDS encoding alpha/beta fold hydrolase, which yields MKKIVMLMGLALATTITLAQHNAGNNGKILMIASNPSISKTTGWPIGVWYAELTHPYWVFSEAGYSVDIASLDGGELQFDGFSDPEDAAKYATFDYISLGFKKDPSKMALTKKTLKLAEVNPTEYKAIFLCGGQGPMYTWYKNQQISSFFSAFYQTGKPTAAICHGTVVLLDAKLNNGKHIVEGKRWTGFANSEENYADAYVGMKIQPFRIEDKARKIPNTKFEVAKMFEAHAVRDGNLITGQQQNSGELAARLVVKALEEDKKRYPTYVLVHGAWADESAWGAIRNQLAVRANVEVVNLPAHGADNTYGATIGLNDYVKHVINAIHQYKGKVTLVGHSMAGVIISQVAALMPEKIDKLIYVAAYLPKNGESVQSINNQFYGNKAIDIFEFNKDYSLISIKKEALAQVVCADCSTEMKETLIKYHRAEPVKGFNDKVRLNDAFSKIPKYYISTQQDNAVPYQLQQQMIKENGTVKKVLDMETSHLPFVVKPNEFLQKLTQFK from the coding sequence ATGAAAAAAATAGTAATGCTCATGGGATTGGCTCTTGCCACCACAATTACACTTGCACAACACAATGCAGGTAACAATGGTAAAATTTTGATGATCGCCAGCAATCCAAGTATTTCGAAAACTACCGGATGGCCTATCGGTGTTTGGTATGCAGAACTCACACACCCATACTGGGTATTTTCTGAAGCCGGATACTCAGTTGACATTGCCAGCTTAGATGGTGGTGAATTACAATTTGATGGCTTTAGTGATCCTGAAGATGCTGCCAAGTATGCTACGTTTGATTACATCTCACTAGGATTCAAAAAAGATCCATCGAAAATGGCGTTAACCAAAAAGACTTTAAAGCTTGCTGAAGTAAATCCGACTGAGTACAAAGCCATTTTCTTATGTGGTGGACAAGGCCCCATGTACACCTGGTATAAAAATCAGCAGATCAGTTCTTTTTTCTCTGCATTTTATCAGACAGGCAAACCTACCGCAGCGATCTGCCATGGTACAGTGGTCTTACTCGATGCAAAACTGAACAATGGTAAACATATTGTTGAAGGAAAACGATGGACAGGTTTTGCAAACAGCGAAGAAAATTATGCGGATGCATATGTTGGAATGAAAATCCAACCATTTCGAATTGAAGATAAAGCGAGAAAAATACCCAACACAAAATTTGAAGTTGCGAAAATGTTTGAAGCACATGCCGTGAGAGATGGGAACCTGATCACAGGTCAGCAACAAAATTCCGGAGAGCTTGCAGCCAGACTCGTTGTAAAAGCTTTGGAAGAAGATAAAAAAAGATACCCAACTTATGTGCTGGTACATGGTGCCTGGGCTGATGAAAGTGCGTGGGGTGCCATCAGGAATCAATTAGCTGTGCGTGCAAATGTAGAAGTTGTGAATTTACCTGCACATGGAGCAGATAATACTTATGGTGCAACAATCGGCTTGAATGATTATGTAAAGCATGTTATTAATGCTATCCATCAATACAAAGGAAAAGTAACACTGGTAGGACATTCGATGGCCGGAGTCATCATATCACAAGTAGCCGCACTGATGCCGGAGAAAATTGATAAGCTGATTTATGTTGCAGCTTACTTACCCAAAAATGGAGAAAGTGTACAATCGATCAACAATCAATTTTACGGCAACAAAGCCATTGACATTTTTGAATTCAACAAAGATTATTCCTTGATCTCCATAAAAAAAGAGGCACTTGCGCAAGTGGTTTGCGCAGACTGTTCTACTGAAATGAAAGAAACATTGATCAAATACCACAGGGCTGAGCCTGTGAAAGGCTTCAATGATAAAGTGAGGCTGAACGATGCTTTCTCAAAGATTCCTAAATACTATATCAGTACTCAACAAGACAATGCAGTTCCGTATCAGCTGCAACAACAAATGATCAAAGAAAACGGAACCGTGAAAAAAGTACTTGACATGGAAACATCACATTTACCCTTTGTGGTGAAGCCCAATGAATTTTTACAGAAGCTTACACAATTCAAATAA
- a CDS encoding antibiotic biosynthesis monooxygenase, whose translation MKRQTALLLLLGFLWSPYLLAQEPYVRIAKIIVDSSQLKEYQALLKEGIATSVKLEKGVLKMYAVYEKDKPNHVTVFETYASKSAYESHIKTTHFQQYKNSTQQMVRSLELIDVVPIIYESKKE comes from the coding sequence ATGAAACGACAAACCGCTCTCCTTTTACTACTAGGATTTTTATGGAGCCCGTACTTACTTGCCCAAGAACCCTATGTTCGCATCGCTAAAATTATTGTTGATAGTTCTCAGCTAAAAGAATACCAAGCACTTTTAAAAGAGGGTATTGCAACTTCTGTGAAACTTGAAAAGGGAGTATTGAAAATGTATGCCGTTTATGAAAAAGACAAACCCAATCATGTAACTGTTTTCGAAACTTATGCCAGTAAATCGGCTTATGAAAGTCATATTAAAACAACACACTTCCAGCAATACAAGAACAGTACACAACAAATGGTTCGATCATTGGAACTGATTGATGTAGTACCCATTATTTATGAAAGTAAAAAAGAGTAA
- the hflX gene encoding GTPase HflX: protein MIEKQQKIKGEETAVLVGLIQKEQTQEQVYEYLDELAFLAETAGAQTVRKFTQKLPHPDSRTFVGKGKLEEIKTYVSGKKIDLVIFDDELTGSQITNIEKELGVKTIDRSDLILDIFARRARTAQAKVQVELAQYQYLLPRLKGMWKHLERQGGGIGTRGPGETEIETDRRIVKDKISLLRKRLAEIDKQSFTQRKERGELIRVSLVGYTNVGKSTLMNVLSKSDVFAENKLFATLDTTTRKIVFENTPFLLSDTVGFIRKLPHHLVESFKSTLDEVREADILLHVVDASHPQYEDQIGVVNKTLQELKAFEKPILTIFNKMDLYEEKNFDEWLEDEVKQEILLELREKWERATDHNCVFISALERKNIDALRELILSKVRDMYQVRYPYKTVYF from the coding sequence TTGATCGAGAAGCAACAAAAAATTAAGGGGGAAGAAACAGCAGTTTTAGTGGGATTGATTCAGAAAGAGCAAACCCAGGAGCAGGTCTATGAATACCTGGATGAACTTGCTTTTTTGGCTGAAACAGCCGGTGCTCAGACTGTACGTAAGTTCACGCAAAAATTACCACATCCCGATAGCAGAACTTTTGTAGGAAAAGGAAAACTGGAAGAGATCAAGACCTATGTAAGTGGTAAAAAAATTGATCTGGTCATCTTCGATGATGAGCTTACCGGTTCACAGATCACCAATATAGAAAAAGAATTAGGAGTAAAGACGATCGATCGAAGCGATTTGATCCTTGACATCTTTGCAAGAAGAGCCAGAACCGCTCAGGCAAAAGTGCAGGTAGAGTTGGCACAATACCAATACTTGTTGCCACGATTGAAAGGTATGTGGAAACACCTGGAAAGACAAGGTGGTGGTATTGGTACCAGAGGTCCGGGTGAAACGGAAATTGAAACAGACCGTCGTATCGTAAAAGACAAGATCTCTTTGCTGAGAAAAAGATTGGCAGAGATCGACAAACAATCATTCACACAACGCAAAGAGAGAGGAGAACTTATCCGTGTATCATTGGTAGGATATACGAACGTAGGGAAGAGTACTTTGATGAATGTGTTGAGTAAGAGTGATGTCTTTGCAGAGAATAAACTCTTTGCAACCCTTGATACCACTACTCGTAAGATCGTTTTTGAAAATACGCCCTTCTTGCTAAGTGATACCGTAGGATTCATTCGTAAACTACCTCACCACCTTGTTGAAAGCTTCAAGAGTACATTGGATGAAGTACGCGAAGCAGATATTTTATTACATGTGGTGGATGCTTCACATCCGCAGTATGAAGATCAGATCGGCGTGGTGAATAAAACTTTACAGGAACTGAAAGCATTCGAGAAACCCATTCTGACCATTTTCAATAAAATGGATCTTTATGAGGAAAAGAATTTCGATGAGTGGCTGGAAGATGAAGTAAAGCAAGAGATCTTATTGGAACTGCGTGAAAAATGGGAGCGTGCAACAGATCATAACTGTGTATTCATATCAGCATTGGAAAGAAAAAATATTGATGCATTGCGAGAGCTGATCCTATCAAAAGTTCGGGATATGTATCAGGTGCGTTATCCGTATAAAACCGTGTATTTCTAA
- a CDS encoding response regulator transcription factor: MHGKITVMIADDHLVFREGLKEMLSRHPELILKAEASNGKELLLKAKQYAPEVIITDVKMPHMDGIETTKKLCRSYPGARIIALSSFSEDHLIIDMLEAGAQGFLLKGIQEEELITAIKAVYDHKPYFSSDITEKLTRIIAGRYHHKKGVQHIVLTEIEKQIIILICRELTSKEIAERLEVGKRTIESYRMRIMDKLGAKSVASIITYALRAGLIHRTA; this comes from the coding sequence ATGCATGGAAAGATCACAGTGATGATCGCTGACGATCATCTTGTTTTTCGTGAGGGATTGAAAGAGATGTTGTCGCGTCACCCTGAGCTGATACTCAAAGCAGAAGCATCCAATGGGAAAGAATTGTTATTGAAAGCAAAACAATATGCGCCCGAAGTGATCATTACCGATGTAAAAATGCCACATATGGATGGGATAGAGACCACAAAGAAACTTTGTCGCTCTTATCCTGGAGCAAGGATCATTGCACTCAGTTCTTTTAGTGAAGATCATCTGATCATTGATATGCTCGAAGCGGGAGCCCAAGGCTTTTTATTGAAGGGTATACAAGAGGAGGAATTGATCACCGCTATTAAAGCTGTCTATGATCATAAACCTTATTTTTCTTCTGATATCACAGAAAAGCTGACCCGAATCATTGCCGGGAGATACCATCATAAAAAAGGAGTACAGCATATTGTATTGACAGAGATCGAAAAACAGATCATTATCTTGATCTGTCGCGAACTCACCAGTAAAGAAATAGCCGAACGCTTAGAAGTCGGAAAAAGAACGATTGAAAGCTATCGTATGCGTATCATGGATAAACTGGGAGCCAAAAGTGTGGCCTCGATCATTACGTATGCATTACGGGCCGGTTTGATACACCGAACAGCTTGA
- a CDS encoding helix-turn-helix domain-containing protein, with protein sequence MPDFIYNGRVYYNPVQLVMEQIGGTWKAPILWRLNNQVMRYSELRKDIPHISDKMLTTQLRELEFDGYIERKVFPVVPPRTEYSLTEKGKDIMQLITVIRNYGLKMIEEHQRSTT encoded by the coding sequence ATGCCTGATTTCATTTATAACGGGAGAGTTTACTATAATCCGGTTCAATTAGTGATGGAACAGATAGGAGGAACCTGGAAAGCGCCGATCCTATGGCGATTGAACAACCAAGTCATGCGCTATAGTGAATTGCGAAAAGACATTCCACATATATCAGATAAAATGCTGACTACACAGCTTAGAGAGTTAGAGTTTGACGGTTATATCGAACGCAAAGTTTTTCCTGTGGTTCCACCCAGAACAGAATACTCACTAACGGAAAAAGGAAAAGACATCATGCAACTGATTACTGTTATCAGAAACTATGGACTCAAAATGATCGAAGAGCATCAACGATCTACAACTTAA
- a CDS encoding Rieske 2Fe-2S domain-containing protein, translated as MSFFSSTPQWHLLTTAPESLDWQSNQMCLVEVAGKRITLARFEDQYFAFAHKCPHASGVMADGFIDATGQVVCPLHRYRFNIKNGRNTSGEGYYLKTYPLEQREDGLYVAF; from the coding sequence ATGTCTTTTTTCAGTTCCACACCTCAATGGCATTTATTGACGACAGCCCCTGAATCTCTGGATTGGCAGTCAAACCAGATGTGTTTGGTAGAAGTTGCGGGCAAAAGAATCACCCTAGCTCGTTTTGAAGATCAATATTTTGCGTTTGCGCATAAATGTCCGCATGCCAGTGGGGTAATGGCGGATGGTTTTATTGATGCCACCGGACAGGTGGTTTGTCCCTTGCACCGTTATCGGTTCAATATCAAAAATGGCCGAAATACCAGTGGAGAAGGCTATTATCTCAAAACCTACCCTCTAGAACAGCGTGAAGACGGCTTATACGTAGCTTTTTGA